The Dioscorea cayenensis subsp. rotundata cultivar TDr96_F1 chromosome 19, TDr96_F1_v2_PseudoChromosome.rev07_lg8_w22 25.fasta, whole genome shotgun sequence genome includes a window with the following:
- the LOC120250619 gene encoding uncharacterized protein LOC120250619 has product MPFSNLSGLIFLSLQSKLSHMPVLILVLSRILLAGCLPLNVESQAEADILTLAAALNVVTSLPFQISNIFVSNTMISKLIHSVDPVCSWRLSSCVDRLKILLSQVNWPRVNSISRQSLRVISKLAGLGHNLHQLCLFHSGRELPQWLMKYFLEFGFIFA; this is encoded by the exons ATGCCATTTTCAAACCTATCAGGCCTAATTTTCCTGTCATTGCAATCAAAGCTGTCGCATATGCCAGTGCTAATCTTAGTACTCTCAAGAATTCTTCTTGCAG GTTGCCTTCCTTTAAATGTTGAATCCCAAGCTGAGGCTGATATTTTGACTTTGGCTGCTGCTTTAAACGTCGTCACCTCTTTGCCATTCCAAATCAGCAATATCTTTGTCAGCAACACAATGATTTCGAAGCTCATTCACTCGGTTGATCCTGTTTGCTCTTGGCGCCTCAGCTCGTGCGTTGATCGTCTGAAAATTCTTCTTTCTCAAGTTAACTGGCCTCGTGTTAACTCTATCTCGCGACAGTCACTCCGTGTCATTTCCAAACTTGCTGGTCTTGGACATAACCTCCATCAATTATGTCTGTTTCACTCTGGCCGAGAGTTGCCTCAATGGCTTATGAAATATTTCTtagaatttggttttatttttgcttaa